The stretch of DNA GAAAACGTCCGATCAACCCAGAGCATGGGGTAGGCTCAGAGACTTAGACATCCTTGCGGTAGCCGCAGTCCTTTTGTCGGCAGACGTAAAAGGTCCCTTCCTTCTTGGTGGTTTTTTCCACCAGAAAGGGGGCGCCGCATACCGGGCATTTTTCATCGACAGGCTTGTCCCAGATGGCGAAGGTGCACTCGGGAAACATGCTGCAGCCGTAGAAAATCTTGCCTCTCTTGGATTGCTTTTCCACCAGGCGGCCCTGGCAGTCCGGCTCCGGACAGTCCACGCCGGTTTCCTTCCCGGGGGCAATGGCATTTACCGAGTAGGTATTCTTGCATTCCGGAAATCCACTGCAGGCCAGGAATTTACCGTAACGGCCCTGCTTGATGACCATGGGACGGCCGCATTTTTCACAAATTTTATCGGAGGCCTCATCTTCAGCGACTTCGATTGGCTGAATTCTGCCCTTTTCATCCCTCAAGTAGTCCCGGGAATACCGGCACTCCGGGTACCCGCTGCAGGCCAGAAAGTGACCGTTCCTACCGACTTTCAGGTTGAGCTCCTTGCCGCATTCAGGGCAATTCTGTCCGGTGGGCAGTCCGACGCCTTTGAGGCTGGGCATGGCTTCCTTGGCTTTTTCCAGGTCGTTCCGAAACTTGTCGTAGTACTGCTGCAGGATTTCCTGGGCGTTCATCTCGGCCGATTCTATCTGGTCCAGGTTGTCTTCCATACTGGCGGTGAAGTCGACATTGAACAGGTCCGCGAAACTGTCCACCAGAAGATCGTTGACCAGAAAGCCCAGCTCACTGGGCTGGAAATAGCGTTTGATCAGGTCCACATATCCTTTCTGGCGGATGGTTGCCAGAATTGCCGTGTAGGTGCTGGGGCGGCCGATGCCGTTTTCCTCCAGTTCCTTCACCAGCGAGGCCTCGGAGAAGCGGGGCGGCGGCTTGGTGAAGTGTTGTTTGGGATCCAGTTTGTCGAGGGTCAGCCGGTCGCCCTCGGATATTGCGGGCAGCTGCACTTTTTGCTGCTGGCTGTCTTTTTCCATTTGGTCGGTTGTGGAAAGATAGAGCGTCATGAATCCCGGGAATTTGATGGTGGAGCCGGTTGTGGAAAAGCGATAATCACCGGCGGCGACCAACAGGGTGCTCTGGTCGATGAGGGCCGGCTGCATCTGGGAGGCAACAAAGCGGTTCCATATGAGCCGGTACAGGCTAAACTGATCTTTCGTCAAAAAGGGAGCAACCTTTTCAGGGGTAAGCGCCACAGAAGTGGGCCGGATGGCTTCGTGAGCGTCCTGCGCTTTTTTACGGTTTTTAAAAAAACGGGGTTTGCCCGGGCAATATTCCGGGCCAAAACGTTCTCTGATCAGCTGCAGCGCTTCCCGGGCGGCTTCATCGGCGATGCGCGTCGAATCCGTACGCATGTAGGTGATCAACCCCACGGGTTCCCCTGCATTCAAATCGATGCCCTCGTAAAGCTGTTGCGCCAGCATCATGGTTTTTTTTGCGGAAAAGCGCAGCCTTTGGATCGATTCCTGCTGCAGTTTACTGGTAATGAAGGGCGGCTGCGGATTTCTTTTCTGGGTGCGCTTGACGATCTTTTCAACAACATAATCCGCTTGATCTAAATCCCGGATGATTTCCCGGGCTTCCTCCTGGTTGGAGATGCTGATTTGTTTGCCCTTTTTCTTAATCAGTTTGGCATCGAAGGCAGGCGGGGCGTCACCTTGCAGATGGGCGGTGATGGACCAGTATTCCCGGGGTTCGAAAGCCTGAATGGCCCGTTCCCGTTCACAGATAATCCTGAGGGCTACCGACTGCACCCGTCCGGCACTCAAGCCCCCCTTGACCTTGCGCCACAATAGGGGAGATATCTGATAGCCAACCAGACGGTCCAGGATCCGCCTGGTTTTCTGGGCCTCATATTTGTTTTGATTCAGTTCTTCGGGATGTTTAATGGCTTCGAGAATAGCTTTTTTAGTCAGTTCGTGGAACAGCACACGGTGAAATCTGCGGCCCTTTTTTTCCAGCACCTCCGCCGCATGCCAGGCGATCGCTTCACCCTCGCGATCGGGGTCCGGGGCCAGAAAGATGTCCTGGCTGTCCCCGGCGGCTTTTTTCAGGGAAGTGATCACCTTTTTTTTACCCGGAGCAACTTTGTACTGGGGCTCGAATCCGCCCTCGATATCGATGCCTAACGATTTTACCGGCAGATCCTTGATGTGGCCGACGGTGGCCGCCACATTGTAATCCTTGCCCAGATATTTTTTTATGGTACGGACCTTTGTGGGCGACTCTACGATAACCAGGGGTTTTGAACTCACGATCTATCCCTCAAAAGGTAAAGGTTCCTGTTCCGAAGGGTCATGCAATGAACACGCCCCTCGGCGATGATGTCGGTAACGACGGGTTCGGTGGAATGTCGTTTCTACCTGTTTCCAGACAACAATTTCAATGAAAATTTTTACGGTTTCAGGGAGAACAGGTTTCCCGGGCTGCGCTGGACAACGCCTTTCAACTCCAAACTCAATAAAATTCCGGTCAGTTTTCCCACTGCCACCCCTGTTTTGGCTGCCAGAACGTCGATGTGCACGGGATAGCTGTCAAGCACATCGAAAACTGTCCGTTCGTCTGCGGACAGGAAAGGAGCCTCGGGTGTCTGCTCGTCCCCGGTGGCTTTTATGTCTGTTTTCAAATCGTTAAAAAGATGCGTAAATTCTTCGGTAACATCCCTGGCCTGTTCCACCAGCTTGGCGCCCTGTTTTATCAGGGTGTGCGTGCCGGTGCTTTTAAACGAACTGACGCTTCCCGGCACCGCGAACACCTCCCGGTTCTGTTCCGCGGCGAGGCGTGCCGTTATGAGCGAACCACTGCGCAGCGTAGCCTCCACGACAACCGTTCCCAGGGACATACCGCTGATGACACGATTACGCATGGGGAAGTGGTGCCCCTCCGGATCGGCGCGCAGGGGAAATTCTGAGATCACTGCACCATGCCCGGCGATATCATGAAAGAGGCCGCGGTTTTCGGGAGGGTAGATTTTTTCCAGTCCGCTTCCCAGCACCGCCACCGTGATCCCCTTTCCGGCAAGGGCGCCACGGTGGGCTGCGGTGTCTATCCCCAAGGCCATGCCGCTGACGATGGTCATTCCCTGGGCGGCGAGGTCACGGCTCAGACGCAGGGTGGTTTGGAGGCCGTAGTCGGTGGCATTTCTGGATCCCACCATGGATATACAGTCACCGGCCCGGCCCAGATCGCCGCAGACATACAGGAAGGGCGGAGGGTCGGGAATTTCACGCAAAAGAGCGGGGTAATCCGGGTCACGGAGCGTGACGATCCGATACCCTTTTCTGGATGCGAGGTCCAGTTCGTCATGGACCCAATCAGGTGTACGGTGCCTGTGGATGCTGCGAGCCAGCCGTTGCGACATACCATCGATCCGGCAAAGATCCTCTTCCTCGGCCTGCATCGCCCTTGTTGGTGTTTCGAACCGATCCAGCAGACGTTTGAAAAGCAGGTTACCGATACCGGGGACGCTTCTTAAGACCAGCCATGGCAGAATGTTTTCCATCGGCCCGGCCTTTTGCCTTATTTTTTTCGGTTTTGCCACGCCATCAGGATGGGACTGGCCACGAAAATGGACGAATAGGTTCCCACCACCACGCCGACGGTCATGGCAAAAGCGAAATCGTGGATGATGCCGCCTCCCAGTACGAGCAGGGTGATCAGCACGATCAGCGTGGTCCCGGACGTCAGAATCGTACGTGAAAGGGTCTCGTTGATGCTGGCGTTGAGGATGAAACCCAGCCGTTGCTTGTGGTGTTTCCTCAGGTTTTCCCTGATGCGGTCGAATACGATGATGGTGTCGTTGAGCGAATAACCGATAATCGTGAGCAGCGCCGCTACAATCGGCAGCGTGAACTCCTTGCCGAACAGTGAAAAAAGACCGACCGTTATGAGCACGTCATGAATGAGGGCCACGATGGCGCCCATGGCATACTTGAGTTCCAGGAACCAGAAAAGGATCAGGGTGACGAAAAGGGCGGCCGTCATCAGAAACGGGATGCTGACTTCGAAAATGGTGAGGACGTAGACGGCGAGCATCAGGGCTCCGGCGGTTATACCGCTCAGCATCCACTTGAGTTCGAAACGCCCTGAGATGTAAATGGTGATGAAAAGAAGGGCGAAAAACATGGCCAGAAGCGCTTTTTCTCTCAGGTCCCGCCCCACCTGCGGGCCGACCATCTCGACTCTTCGTATTTGCGCCTTTTTCCCCGTGCTCTGTTGCATGGCGGCCTCGATTTTGAGCGCCAGGTTGTCGGCCACCGTTATGGAACTGTCGGTTCGGATGAGGTATTCGTTTTCATGGGCGGCACCAAACCCCTGCACGGCCGAGGTGCCTATGTCGACGGTGGCCAGCGCCGATTTGATGTCCGCAATGGACACCTGATCGTCGAATTTTACCTGGATGATGGTACCGCCCGCGAAGTCGATCCCTAATTTGAGGCCGCCGTGATAGACCAGGGAGACGATGGTGATCAAGATCATGGTCAGCGAAAAGGCGAAGGCGATCTTTCGCCGTCCGACAAAGTTGATATTGATACCCGGTTTAATGAACTGCATCTATTTTTCCTTCTCTGTTGTGCCCGGTTGGGCATGTGTTTCATCAGATACTGATCGTTTTGACCTTTCGGTTGATGAGAAAGTAGTCGAAGATGACCCGCGTCAGAATTAGCGCCGTGAACAGGCTTGCCACGACTCCCAGGCTGAGGGTTACCGCAAACCCCCTGACCGCGCCGGTACCGAATTGAAACAGCACCAACGCGGCGATGAGCGTAGTGACATTGGCATCGAGAATGGTGAGCGTGGCCCGGCTGTATCCGGCGTCGACGGCTGCACGGGGCGTTTTTCCCAGGTTCATTTCCTCTCGAATGCGTTCGAATATCAGCACGTTGGCATCCACGGCCATACCGATGGTCAAAATGATGCCGGCAATGCCGGGAAGGGTCAGCGTCGCCTGAAACCCGGCCAGCCCGCCCGCGATGATCAGGATGTTCAAGATAAGGGCGATGTCGGCGATGACACCCGATCCCTTGTAGTAGACACCCATGAACAGTACGACCAGAATACCGCCGATGCACATGGAAAGAAGCCCCTTGCGGATGGAGTCGGCACCCAGGGACGGGCCGACGGTGCGCTCTTCGATGATGTTTACGGGAGCGGGGAGGGCGCCCGCCCTCAGGACGATGGCCAGATCGTGGGCCTCTTCGGTAGTGAAATTGCCGGTGATGCGGGCCTGGCCTCCGGTGATTTTTTCCTGAATCACCGGTGCCGAGTACACCTTGTTGTCGAGGACGATGGCCAGGCGCTTCTTTACATTCTGCCCCGTAATCTGGGCAAAGATTCGGCCGCCCTTTTTATCGAACTCGATGGAGACATAAGGCTCGTTGTACCGCGAATCGATCTGGACCTTGGCGTCCGTCAGATAGGCACCGGTGAGCAACGCCCGTTTTTTTACGAGATAGGGCGTTTTGACGGTCCTGTTGGTCGACGGGTCCACCCTGCTTTGGTACAGCAGCTCCGTTCCCGGCGGGACGTTGCCCTTGAGGGCCGCACTGATATCGGCCGTCTCGTCGAGAAGTTTGAACTCCAATAGGGCTGTTTTGCCGATCAATTCCTTGGCACGCTCGGTGTCTTTGATGCCGGGCAGTTGGATGAGGATCCGCTTTTCCCCCTGGTTTCTGATGTCGGGTTCACTCACGCCAAACTGATCGATACGATTGCGGATGGTCTCGAGGGCCTGTTCGGCCGCCAGCTTCTTGATGTGCGCGGCTTCGTCGACTGGCAGGTCCAGCTGGATGGTCTGAACGCCGTCCACTTCATCGGTGGATGCCAGGCGCAATTCCTTGAATTCGGCGTCCAGCAGTTTATTGAATTCTGCGATGTTCTCCTCGCCCTGTATCCGGACGGCGATTCGATGCTTGGCGGTGAGGTCGACGCCGATGACGCGCACCCTTTTACTCCTGAGCTCCGTTCTCAGTTCATGGGCGATGCGCTCGATGGTGTTTGCAACCGCTTTGTCCGTGTCGACTTCGAGAATGAGGTGCATGCCACCCTGCAGGTCGAGCCCGAGGTTGATCTTTTTATGGGGCCATGTCCCCGGCCGAATGGTCGGCAGGATATAGACAACCGCCGCAATGGTCACCACCAGAACCGAAATAGATTTCCATGACAAGCTCTTCAATGATCTGTTCCTTTCTTACTCCTGAGGTACGGAATCGCGGATGAACCCCAGCGGGAGTCATTGCCCCCGGCTCAACCTCATGCCGCTTATTAGGATGATCCCGGAAATTGAAGATTCCCCGCTGCATGCAGCGAGGAATCGATGATCGCTGATTTCTACCTTAAATACAGTCGACTGTGTTTCTCGCTTACTCCCTCTATCGAGTGCTTCTATTTGGTTTTGGCGGAACCGGCGTCGGACTTTTCTTTTTTGTCTTTTTTGGCGGCCGGTGCCGGGGGCGGGGTAATCGACTGGGACAGCGCGTTCACATTGGCCCGGTTGACTTTGACGCGGACCTTGTCGGCGATTTCGACGGTCAGCGTCTGGTCGGAGACGCCGGTGATGCGGCCATGCAGCCCGCCGCTGGTGACGATGCGGTCGCCCTTTTTGAGATTGGCCACCATATTTCGATGCTCTTTGGTTTTTTTCTGCTGCGGGCGAATCAGAAGAAAATAGAAAATGACAAACATCAGGATGAGGGGGATGAATGCCGAAAATCCACCGGCAGCTTCTCCGCCGCCGCCCTGTGTCATTGCGTGTGCGATACTGGTAGTAAACAAGTTAGCCTCCCTTGAAAATTGTAATGGTCACTCAAGACCGGTGAGATCCCAAGTCATTTCAGCCGATCCCAAAACGCTGCTGACGGAGAGCGTCAGGGATGCGGTGTCTGCTGCACCCTCGCGGGATTCTTCCGTCTTGTTTTGTTGCACCGGAAATCTTAGCAGATAAACCGATTTCCAGGGCGTAACATACGGAAAAAAGTGCTTCAGTACGACATTGTTGCGCTCCAGTTTTCTGATTTCCACCGGAGCCCTTCGCCCGCCTGCTCCATTGGTCAGAACGATTTTCCAGATAGACTTTTTGTCCGAAAAATCGTCCCAATTTTTTTCAGGCACATAGGCGGCTAAAAAAAACTCGTCATAGGTCGCAGCGGCATCTTCCTGGTCTCTAAGGAGCTTTTCCGCCTCGGCCTCACTCAGCCTGTAAAGTTTATTGTACTCCTTTACATAGGCCTTGCGGAACGGCATCGATTTGTACGTTGCGGCTGCAATCAGCTTGCAGTCGAACCCCTTGTAGATGCGGTCCTCCTTGGTCCAGCCTTCGAACACGGCCCTGTATTCCGGATTGAACCGGCTGTCGGCCGCGTATTGTTTCGGCCGGTCTTTTTTCCCGTCCTGGCAACCGACGGTGACCGTCGTGCCGATGGCTGCCAGGCAGCCGATGATCATAAATTGCAGAACAATGACTGCAACGTATTGGATTTCTTGGGGTCGAAATTTCATGATCACTAAAAAAAACAGCTGAAAGTGGCGCTGATATACTGTAAATGATAGCCGAGGTCAAATCTTTCTTTCATTTTTTTGCTTCCAAAGGGTCGCGAAAGGGGTTGTCTGCATGCCCTCGACCTCGATCACCGGTCTCACGTTTTTAGGACGCAATCGATCTGACTGTCTCCTGGCGCCATCTTGCTGTCGCCGATGATTTTGATTGACACCTGCCGTCTCAATTCCAGGTCCAGGATCTCTTTGCGCTTGCTGTTGAGCAGATAATCGGCGACCTCGGCCGGAAGGGTGCCGGTCACCGACTCGACGGCGGGTTTGAGCGATTCGAGCTGCAGTTTTCGTAAAAAGCGGATGCCGAGCGTTTCGGTGGACGGGACGAGACCTTTACCGCTGCAGTGACGGCAGGGAAGGAAACTGCCGAATTCGATGGAAGGCCGTATGCGCTGCCGGGACATCTCCATCAGGCCGAACTTCGAAATTTTGCCCACTTTGGTTTTGGCTTTGTCCGTTTTCAGCGCGTCCTTGATGGTTCTTTCGACTTCGAGCTTGTGCTTGGCGTCCCTCATGTCGATGAAATCGATGACCACGAGGCCGCCCATGTCGCGCAGGCGCAGCTGCCGGGCGATCTCTTCCGCGGCTTCCAGGTTGGTGATGTGCGCCGTTTTTTCCACGCTGTTTTGGTGGGTGGCCTTGCCTGAGTTGACGTCGATGGAGACAAGGGCTTCGGTTTGCTGGATGACAATGGAACCACCGGATTTGAGCGTTACCCTGCTTTCGAAGATGGACGCGATCTGGTCTTCCAACTGAAATTTTGAAAAAAGCGGTTTGGCCCCCTTGTGCAGTTTGACGATTTTCGCATGCTTGCGGGATATGATGTACACGAAATTTTTAACTTCGCGGAACACATTTTCATCGTCGATCAGGATCTCGGTTACATCCGGCGTGAAATGGTCCCTTATGGAGCGCACGGCAAGGTTGCGCTCCTTGTAGAGCAGGGATGGAGCAGCGGCTTTGGTGCCTTTCGCATTGATGTTTTTCCACAATCTGAGCAGGTAGTTCAGGTCTTTGGATGCCAGTGTTTTGGTGCACTTTTCGCCGGCGGTGCGCACGATGATGCCAAAGCCTTCCGGAACCTTCAGGTTTTCCACGACTTCCTTCAGCCGCTTGCGTTCCTCCTCTCCGGCTATTTTCCGCGAAATGCCCCTCGTTTTCGAACCCGGCATCAACACCAGGTGGCGGCCGGGCAGGGAGATAAAGGTGGTTAGCATAGCGCCCTTTTTCAATATGGGGTCTTTGGTGATCTGGACCAGCACCTCCTGCCCCTTTTTAATGATATCCTTGATGGTCTTTTTCCCGGAGGGGGTTTCCTGGTAATAATCGCTGTGAATTTCGTGTCGCTGCAGAAAACCGTGCCTTTCGGCGCCGTAGTCGACAAAAGCGGCCTGGAGGCTGGGCTCGATGCGTGTGATAATGCCCTTGTAGATATTGCCGTGGCTGGCTTCCTTGGCGGCGCTGTCGATATCGAACTCCTCCAGGCGGCTGTCCTTTACCATGGCGATGCGACACTCTTCAGGGTCTACGGCGTTTATTAGAATTTTTGTGGTCATGTATTGGATTCCTTGCATTACTGTTTTTCCATAAATATGAAATTGTTATCATCAAGTCAAATGATTTTTTCGGTAGGATGAAATCGTTTTTGCACGGCAATTATTCGGCGTGCACGCCCCTTAGAGGCGGGATTCACATCTTGCTATTTGAGGGAACCTATGGCATAAAACTGCTTTCAACCGTCCTAAACGAATAGATCTGGAGGCATATACACCCGATGGAAGAAAAATACAATCCCGGTTCAATCGAGGGCAGGTGGCAGAGCGTCTGGGAAGAGGACCGCCTGTTCAAAGTTGACACCGATCAGAACCGAGAAAAATACTATCTTTTGGAAATGTTTCCCTACCCTTCGGGGAATATTCACATGGGCCACGTGCGCAACTACACGATCGGAGACGTGGTGGCGCGCTACAAAAGGATGCGGGGGTTCAATGTGCTCCATCCCATGGGTTGGGACGCCTTCGGAATGCCCGCTGAAAACGCGGCCATCGCCAACGGCAGCCACCCGGCCAAATGGACCTATGCGAACATCGCCAACATGCGTTCTCAGCTGAAAAAAATCGGCTTTTCATATGACTGGGACCGGGAGCTGGCCACCTGCCAGCCTGATTATTACCGCTGGGAGCAGTGGCTGTTTCTGAAAATGTACGAAAAGGGCCTGGCGTATCGAAAAGAATCGTATGTCAACTGGTGCGATCCCTGTCAGACGGTTCTGGCCAACGAACAGGTGGAAGCCGGGATGTGCTGGCGGTGCGGCCGGGAGGTTCGCCAGAAGAAGCTGTGGCAGTGGTTTTTCAAGATTACGGATTATGCCGAAGATTTGCTGGTCCACTGCGACAGACTCCCGGGATGGCCCGAAAAGGTCATCACCATGCAGAAGAACTGGATCGGCAAGAGCACCGGAGCGGAGATACGCTTTCCCATCGCGGGCAGGGATGGTGGGCAGCATGATGCGATATCCGTTTTCACGACCCGTCAGGACACCGTTTTCGGGGCCACCTTCATGTGCCTGGCACCCGAGCATCCACTGGTGAAAGATCTCGCGAAGGGTTCGGAGCAGGAAACGGCGGTCGATGAATTCGTGGAACGCATGTCCCGTCAGGACCGGACCGCCAAGGCCGTGGAGAGCTATGAAAAAGAAGGCGTTTTTACCGGCGCCTATTGCCTGAACCCGATGACCGGCAGAAAGATGCCCATTTATACAGCCAATTTCGCCCTCATGGCGTACGGCACCGGTGCCGTCATGAGTGTACCGGCCCACGACCAGCGTGATTTCGACTTTGCCCGCAAATACGGGCTGGAGATAATTGTTGTGGTCAACCCGGAAGGTGAGGACCTGACCGCGCAAGCGCTCGAGGAGGCCTACACCGGACCGGGGGTGATGACCAATTCCGGGGATTTCGACGGCATGCCCAACACGGAGGCAATGGACGCCATCGCCAGGCACCTGGAAGCCAATGACATGGGCCAAAAAACCGTGTCCTATCGGCTGCGCGACTGGGGTATTTCCAGACAGCGATACTGGGGGGCGCCCATCCCCATGATTCACTGCCCTACCTGTGGGGTCGTGCCGGTGCCGGAGGAGGATCTGCCCATTCTGCTGCCCGAGGATGCCAACCTGCTGGCGGGGGGCGGTTCGCCGCTGCCGGAACTAGACTATTTTGCCAGGACAACCTGCCCCACGTGCGGCTCCAAGGAGGCCCGCCGGGAAACGGACACCATGGATACCTTCGTGGAATCCTCCTGGTACTACGAACGCTACTGCAGCCCCGATTACGACGCAGGGATGTTCGATAAAAATGCCGTGGATTACTGGATGCCGGTGGATCAGTACATCGGAGGTGTGGAGCACGCCATTCTGCACCTCCTTTATTCCCGTTTTTATACCCGTGTCCTGCATGACATGGGCCTGGTCAAGTACAAGGAGCCGTTCACCAGGCTTCTGACACAAGGCATGGTTTGCAAAGAGACCGCCGCCTGTCCGGACCATGGCTTCCTGCTGCCGGAAAACATAGCGGTCGAGCAGGGAAAGCCGGTATGTGCGATCTGCGCCAAGGCCGCCGTTATCGGACGGGTGGAGAAGATGTCCAAATCCAAAAAAAACGTGATCGACCCCAATATTCTGCTGGACAAGTACGGTGCGGATACGACGCGCCTCTTTTGTCTGTTTGCCGCCCCGCCGGAAAGAGATCTGGAATGGAGCGAACAGGGGGTGGACGGCGGATTTCGTTTTTTGAACAGGGTGTGGCGGTTTGCAGCGACCTGGATGGATGCCATCAAGGACGTCGACCCTTACACGGGTGCGCCCGACGCACTGCAGGGGGACGTGAAAAACCTCTATAAAAAAACCCATGAAACCATTCAGCGGGTCACGCGGGACATCGAAGACCGCTTTCACTTCAACACCGCCATCAGCGCGGTAATGGAACTGGTCAACGCGATGTACGCGCTGGAGGAACCTGCAGAGGCACCCGAAAGGGACCGTGTGGTCAGGTTCGCCGTGGAGTCGGCCATCCTGCTCCTGTCGCCGATCGTACCGCATTTTGCCGAGGAGATCTGGGCCGCCATGGGCCATCAGACCAGCATTCTGCTGGCGGATTGGCCTTCGTTCAGGAAAGATGCCCTGGTAAAAGATGAACTGTTGATTGTGGTTCAGGTCAATGGAAAGGTCCGAAGCCGTTTCACGGCCGATGTCGGTGCCGATGACCAATTTCTGCGGCAGACCGCGCTGGCCGACGAGAGGGTATTGACGTTCATTGCCGGAAAGCCCGTCAAAAAGGTGGTGGTGGTGAAGAAGAAACTGGTCAATATCGTTGTATGACAACGCCCCTCCCCCCCGTTTGCCGGGCGGAGGCGGGTCAATGGGGTCCCGGATAAAGGAAAGAAAGACGCAGCTCGCTATGACCGATTTCGATGGGGACAAACTGCTCCGCAGGGATATGTCTGGTGCTGTGAAAAAAGCGGTGGGGGCGTGGCTTATCCCGCTCAGGATCGTATGGTTGACGGCGATTGTCTGCGGATGCGCGGCGATCGTGGCTTCCTGCGGTTACCGCTTTCCGGGGGGTGGGGGTCCGCCCA from Deltaproteobacteria bacterium encodes:
- the topA gene encoding type I DNA topoisomerase; translation: MSSKPLVIVESPTKVRTIKKYLGKDYNVAATVGHIKDLPVKSLGIDIEGGFEPQYKVAPGKKKVITSLKKAAGDSQDIFLAPDPDREGEAIAWHAAEVLEKKGRRFHRVLFHELTKKAILEAIKHPEELNQNKYEAQKTRRILDRLVGYQISPLLWRKVKGGLSAGRVQSVALRIICERERAIQAFEPREYWSITAHLQGDAPPAFDAKLIKKKGKQISISNQEEAREIIRDLDQADYVVEKIVKRTQKRNPQPPFITSKLQQESIQRLRFSAKKTMMLAQQLYEGIDLNAGEPVGLITYMRTDSTRIADEAAREALQLIRERFGPEYCPGKPRFFKNRKKAQDAHEAIRPTSVALTPEKVAPFLTKDQFSLYRLIWNRFVASQMQPALIDQSTLLVAAGDYRFSTTGSTIKFPGFMTLYLSTTDQMEKDSQQQKVQLPAISEGDRLTLDKLDPKQHFTKPPPRFSEASLVKELEENGIGRPSTYTAILATIRQKGYVDLIKRYFQPSELGFLVNDLLVDSFADLFNVDFTASMEDNLDQIESAEMNAQEILQQYYDKFRNDLEKAKEAMPSLKGVGLPTGQNCPECGKELNLKVGRNGHFLACSGYPECRYSRDYLRDEKGRIQPIEVAEDEASDKICEKCGRPMVIKQGRYGKFLACSGFPECKNTYSVNAIAPGKETGVDCPEPDCQGRLVEKQSKRGKIFYGCSMFPECTFAIWDKPVDEKCPVCGAPFLVEKTTKKEGTFYVCRQKDCGYRKDV
- the dprA gene encoding DNA-processing protein DprA; translated protein: MENILPWLVLRSVPGIGNLLFKRLLDRFETPTRAMQAEEEDLCRIDGMSQRLARSIHRHRTPDWVHDELDLASRKGYRIVTLRDPDYPALLREIPDPPPFLYVCGDLGRAGDCISMVGSRNATDYGLQTTLRLSRDLAAQGMTIVSGMALGIDTAAHRGALAGKGITVAVLGSGLEKIYPPENRGLFHDIAGHGAVISEFPLRADPEGHHFPMRNRVISGMSLGTVVVEATLRSGSLITARLAAEQNREVFAVPGSVSSFKSTGTHTLIKQGAKLVEQARDVTEEFTHLFNDLKTDIKATGDEQTPEAPFLSADERTVFDVLDSYPVHIDVLAAKTGVAVGKLTGILLSLELKGVVQRSPGNLFSLKP
- the secF gene encoding protein translocase subunit SecF translates to MQFIKPGININFVGRRKIAFAFSLTMILITIVSLVYHGGLKLGIDFAGGTIIQVKFDDQVSIADIKSALATVDIGTSAVQGFGAAHENEYLIRTDSSITVADNLALKIEAAMQQSTGKKAQIRRVEMVGPQVGRDLREKALLAMFFALLFITIYISGRFELKWMLSGITAGALMLAVYVLTIFEVSIPFLMTAALFVTLILFWFLELKYAMGAIVALIHDVLITVGLFSLFGKEFTLPIVAALLTIIGYSLNDTIIVFDRIRENLRKHHKQRLGFILNASINETLSRTILTSGTTLIVLITLLVLGGGIIHDFAFAMTVGVVVGTYSSIFVASPILMAWQNRKK
- the secD gene encoding protein translocase subunit SecD, giving the protein MKSLSWKSISVLVVTIAAVVYILPTIRPGTWPHKKINLGLDLQGGMHLILEVDTDKAVANTIERIAHELRTELRSKRVRVIGVDLTAKHRIAVRIQGEENIAEFNKLLDAEFKELRLASTDEVDGVQTIQLDLPVDEAAHIKKLAAEQALETIRNRIDQFGVSEPDIRNQGEKRILIQLPGIKDTERAKELIGKTALLEFKLLDETADISAALKGNVPPGTELLYQSRVDPSTNRTVKTPYLVKKRALLTGAYLTDAKVQIDSRYNEPYVSIEFDKKGGRIFAQITGQNVKKRLAIVLDNKVYSAPVIQEKITGGQARITGNFTTEEAHDLAIVLRAGALPAPVNIIEERTVGPSLGADSIRKGLLSMCIGGILVVLFMGVYYKGSGVIADIALILNILIIAGGLAGFQATLTLPGIAGIILTIGMAVDANVLIFERIREEMNLGKTPRAAVDAGYSRATLTILDANVTTLIAALVLFQFGTGAVRGFAVTLSLGVVASLFTALILTRVIFDYFLINRKVKTISI
- the yajC gene encoding preprotein translocase subunit YajC; amino-acid sequence: MTQGGGGEAAGGFSAFIPLILMFVIFYFLLIRPQQKKTKEHRNMVANLKKGDRIVTSGGLHGRITGVSDQTLTVEIADKVRVKVNRANVNALSQSITPPPAPAAKKDKKEKSDAGSAKTK
- a CDS encoding Rne/Rng family ribonuclease, which gives rise to MTTKILINAVDPEECRIAMVKDSRLEEFDIDSAAKEASHGNIYKGIITRIEPSLQAAFVDYGAERHGFLQRHEIHSDYYQETPSGKKTIKDIIKKGQEVLVQITKDPILKKGAMLTTFISLPGRHLVLMPGSKTRGISRKIAGEEERKRLKEVVENLKVPEGFGIIVRTAGEKCTKTLASKDLNYLLRLWKNINAKGTKAAAPSLLYKERNLAVRSIRDHFTPDVTEILIDDENVFREVKNFVYIISRKHAKIVKLHKGAKPLFSKFQLEDQIASIFESRVTLKSGGSIVIQQTEALVSIDVNSGKATHQNSVEKTAHITNLEAAEEIARQLRLRDMGGLVVIDFIDMRDAKHKLEVERTIKDALKTDKAKTKVGKISKFGLMEMSRQRIRPSIEFGSFLPCRHCSGKGLVPSTETLGIRFLRKLQLESLKPAVESVTGTLPAEVADYLLNSKRKEILDLELRRQVSIKIIGDSKMAPGDSQIDCVLKT